Proteins encoded together in one Oryzias latipes chromosome 11, ASM223467v1 window:
- the LOC111948204 gene encoding uncharacterized protein LOC111948204, translating into MADEEEEKQIEYLSDGEVFRRNAFILITTMVDLNNLTRQDTSMLVDEILHCLFFLGLINSPPFSPRNLLGDDDDTLEYLENEYPEPFRLYSTQLPRRSPFSCLLDMVVRLYGQEKEDLIKDRLQTVVLQMKERTSSQILFSSTICVSQMCDSCRYYGVSMSTRGRPAGEILVAASCFGYWHRLASDAVMTYYPDKQKKLYFSRNIQLPSNVKCEAFNISEGRPMDPCRSCSDLFGLDTTERKRWAHGGCAEVESLSNLFKEESQVMEQLRPEENVPEENRRRAKMRVFNYLKQELKKFDKFKWDGKIYPDLNPNKI; encoded by the exons ATG GCGGacgaagaggaagaaaaaca GATTGAATATCTGTCAGATGGAGAGGTTTTCAGGAGGAATGCCTTCATCCTCATAACCACGATGGTTGATCTGAATAACCTGACTCGGCAGGACACGTCCATGTTGGTGGATGAG ATTCTTCACTGCCTGTTTTTTCTGGGACTGATCAACTCTCCACCGTTTTCACCACGAAATCTCCTGGGTGATGATGACGACACATTGGAATATTTGGAGAATGAATACCCTGAACCCTTCCGACTTTATTCCACTCAACTTCCCAGGAGGAGTCCTTTTTCCTGTTTGCTAGACATG GTTGTCCGTCTTTACggacaagaaaaagaagaccTGATTAAAGACAGACTCCAGACTGTCGTTCttcaaatgaaagaaagaactTCTTCCCAGATTTTGTTCTCCTCCACCATCTGCGTCTCTCAGATGTGCGATTCCTGCAGATATTATGGGGTCTCCATGTCCACGCGTGGTCGTCCTGCTGGAGAAATACTGGTTGCTGCGTCCTGTTTTGGTTACTGGCATAGATTAGCATCCGATGCTGTAATGACATATTAtccagataaacaaaaaaagttatattttagtAGAAATATCCAGCTACCCTCCAATGTTAAATGTGAGGCTTTCAATATCAGTGAAGGAAGACCGATGGATCCTTGCAGATCTTGCAGTGATTTGTTTGGTTTAGACACGACTGAAAGAAAGCGTTGGGCACACGGCGGCTGTGCTGAGGTTGAGAGTCTGAGCAATTTGTTTAAAGAGGAATCGCAAGTTATGGAGCAGCTGAGACCAGAAGAAAATGTTCCTGAAGAAAACAGGCGGAGAGCTAAAATGAGagtttttaattatcttaaacAGGAGCTGAAAAAGTTTGACAAATTTAAATGGGATGGTAAAATTTACCCTGACCTGAATCCAAACAAAATTTAA
- the LOC101164904 gene encoding uncharacterized protein LOC101164904 isoform X1, with translation MEKTSARCHSRTMATMSSFPQCNGITGPKYRDWVSNTICNKRNKTFQLNSPDGATLTVGVLDDTKCNAADLNAWGKFFLPTTVQMQVVGYVEGSPYPCDQLVLMTCEDKKFYGYDGDELHLVAPSLEHLCQVGVDYPASRSFYRGEAFKHTTSEEWDELRKGPVGKRLDKEHHQLVSKHKDSFLKNLRLGAEKRRCHQQHGPILSDAVLRQLQNGGA, from the exons ATGGAGAAAACCTCAGCCCGCTGTCATTC cagaacaATGGCCACCATGTCTTCGTTCCCTCAGTGCAATGGCATCACTG GGCCCAAATACCGCGACTGGGTGTCAAACACAATCTGCAACAAAAGAAATAAGACCTTCCAGCTGAACAGTCCAGACGGTGCAACACTAACCGTGGGGGTCCTGGATGACACCAAGTGCAACGCTGCAGACCTGAACGCGTGGGGGAAGTTCTTCCTGCCCACCACAGTTCAGATGCAGGTGGTGGGTTATGTGGAGGGCAGCCCGTACCCCTGTGACCAGCTCGTCCTGATGACCTGTGAGGACAAGAAGTTCTACGGCTACGACGGAGACGAGCTCCACCTGGTGGCTCCAAGTCTGGAGCATCTGTGCCAAGTCGGGGTAGACTACCCCGCTTCCAGAAGCTTTTACAGAGGGGAGGCCTTTAAACACACG ACCAGCGAGGAGTGGGATGAGCTGAGGAAGGGTCCCGTGGGAAAGAGGCTAGACAAAGAGCATCACCAGCTGGtatcaaaacacaaagacagtTTCCTGAAAAACCTGCGACTCGGCGCAGAGAAGCGGAG GTGTCACCAGCAGCACGGCCCCATCCTCTCCGACGCCGTGCTCAGACAGCTGCAGAACGGCGGGGCCTGA
- the LOC101164904 gene encoding uncharacterized protein LOC101164904 isoform X3: MATMSSFPQCNGITGPKYRDWVSNTICNKRNKTFQLNSPDGATLTVGVLDDTKCNAADLNAWGKFFLPTTVQMQVVGYVEGSPYPCDQLVLMTCEDKKFYGYDGDELHLVAPSLEHLCQVGVDYPASRSFYRGEAFKHTTSEEWDELRKGPVGKRLDKEHHQLVSKHKDSFLKNLRLGAEKRRCHQQHGPILSDAVLRQLQNGGA; encoded by the exons ATGGCCACCATGTCTTCGTTCCCTCAGTGCAATGGCATCACTG GGCCCAAATACCGCGACTGGGTGTCAAACACAATCTGCAACAAAAGAAATAAGACCTTCCAGCTGAACAGTCCAGACGGTGCAACACTAACCGTGGGGGTCCTGGATGACACCAAGTGCAACGCTGCAGACCTGAACGCGTGGGGGAAGTTCTTCCTGCCCACCACAGTTCAGATGCAGGTGGTGGGTTATGTGGAGGGCAGCCCGTACCCCTGTGACCAGCTCGTCCTGATGACCTGTGAGGACAAGAAGTTCTACGGCTACGACGGAGACGAGCTCCACCTGGTGGCTCCAAGTCTGGAGCATCTGTGCCAAGTCGGGGTAGACTACCCCGCTTCCAGAAGCTTTTACAGAGGGGAGGCCTTTAAACACACG ACCAGCGAGGAGTGGGATGAGCTGAGGAAGGGTCCCGTGGGAAAGAGGCTAGACAAAGAGCATCACCAGCTGGtatcaaaacacaaagacagtTTCCTGAAAAACCTGCGACTCGGCGCAGAGAAGCGGAG GTGTCACCAGCAGCACGGCCCCATCCTCTCCGACGCCGTGCTCAGACAGCTGCAGAACGGCGGGGCCTGA
- the LOC101164904 gene encoding uncharacterized protein LOC101164904 isoform X2: protein MEKTSARCHSTMATMSSFPQCNGITGPKYRDWVSNTICNKRNKTFQLNSPDGATLTVGVLDDTKCNAADLNAWGKFFLPTTVQMQVVGYVEGSPYPCDQLVLMTCEDKKFYGYDGDELHLVAPSLEHLCQVGVDYPASRSFYRGEAFKHTTSEEWDELRKGPVGKRLDKEHHQLVSKHKDSFLKNLRLGAEKRRCHQQHGPILSDAVLRQLQNGGA, encoded by the exons ATGGAGAAAACCTCAGCCCGCTGTCATTC aacaATGGCCACCATGTCTTCGTTCCCTCAGTGCAATGGCATCACTG GGCCCAAATACCGCGACTGGGTGTCAAACACAATCTGCAACAAAAGAAATAAGACCTTCCAGCTGAACAGTCCAGACGGTGCAACACTAACCGTGGGGGTCCTGGATGACACCAAGTGCAACGCTGCAGACCTGAACGCGTGGGGGAAGTTCTTCCTGCCCACCACAGTTCAGATGCAGGTGGTGGGTTATGTGGAGGGCAGCCCGTACCCCTGTGACCAGCTCGTCCTGATGACCTGTGAGGACAAGAAGTTCTACGGCTACGACGGAGACGAGCTCCACCTGGTGGCTCCAAGTCTGGAGCATCTGTGCCAAGTCGGGGTAGACTACCCCGCTTCCAGAAGCTTTTACAGAGGGGAGGCCTTTAAACACACG ACCAGCGAGGAGTGGGATGAGCTGAGGAAGGGTCCCGTGGGAAAGAGGCTAGACAAAGAGCATCACCAGCTGGtatcaaaacacaaagacagtTTCCTGAAAAACCTGCGACTCGGCGCAGAGAAGCGGAG GTGTCACCAGCAGCACGGCCCCATCCTCTCCGACGCCGTGCTCAGACAGCTGCAGAACGGCGGGGCCTGA
- the LOC111948207 gene encoding uncharacterized protein LOC111948207, whose amino-acid sequence MADEEEEKQIEYLSDGEVFRRNAFILITTMVDLNNLTRQDTSMLVDEILHCLFFLGLINSPPFSPRNLLGDDDDTLEYLENEYPEPFRLYSTQLPRRSPFSCLLDMVVRLYGQEKEDLIKDRLQTVVLQMKERTSSQILFSSTICVSQMCDSCRYYGVSMSTRGRPAGEILVAASCFGYWHRLASDAVMTYYPDKQKKLYFSRNIQLPSNVKCEAFNISEGRPMDPCRSCSDLFGLNTTERKRWAHGGCAEVESLSNLFKEESQVMEQLRPEENVPEENRRRAKMRVFNYLKQELKKFDKFKWDGKIYPDLNPNKI is encoded by the exons ATG GCGGacgaagaggaagaaaaaca GATTGAATATCTGTCAGATGGAGAGGTTTTCAGGAGGAATGCCTTCATCCTCATAACCACGATGGTTGATCTGAATAACCTGACTCGGCAGGACACGTCCATGTTGGTGGATGAG ATTCTTCACTGCCTGTTTTTTCTGGGACTGATCAACTCTCCACCGTTTTCACCACGAAATCTCCTGGGTGATGATGACGACACATTGGAATATTTGGAGAATGAATACCCTGAACCCTTCCGACTTTATTCCACTCAACTTCCCAGGAGGAGTCCTTTTTCCTGTTTGCTAGACATG GTTGTCCGTCTTTACggacaagaaaaagaagaccTGATTAAAGACAGACTCCAGACTGTCGTTCttcaaatgaaagaaagaactTCTTCCCAGATTTTGTTCTCCTCCACCATCTGCGTCTCTCAGATGTGCGATTCCTGCAGATATTATGGGGTCTCCATGTCCACGCGTGGTCGTCCTGCTGGAGAAATACTGGTTGCTGCGTCCTGTTTTGGTTACTGGCATAGATTAGCATCCGATGCTGTAATGACATATTAtccagataaacaaaaaaagttatattttagtAGAAATATCCAGCTACCCTCCAATGTTAAATGTGAGGCTTTCAATATCAGTGAAGGAAGACCGATGGATCCTTGCAGATCTTGCAGTGATTTGTTTGGTTTAAACACGACTGAAAGAAAGCGTTGGGCACACGGCGGCTGTGCTGAGGTTGAGAGTCTGAGCAATTTGTTTAAAGAGGAATCGCAAGTTATGGAGCAGCTGAGACCAGAAGAAAATGTTCCTGAAGAAAACAGGCGGAGAGCTAAAATGAGagtttttaattatcttaaacAGGAGCTGAAAAAGTTTGACAAATTTAAATGGGATGGTAAAATTTACCCTGACCTGAATCCAAACAAAATTTAA
- the rpl14 gene encoding 60S ribosomal protein L14, with the protein MVFTRFVEIGRVAYLSFGPHAGKLVAIVDVIDQNRALVDGPCTGVKRQAMPFKCMQLTDYVIKVPHSARQKFVRKAWEKAQVNEKWAQSNWAKKIEARQKRAKMSDFDRFKVMKAKRMRNKIIRHEVKKLQKEAAKK; encoded by the exons ATG GTGTTCACTCGCTTCGTTGAGATCGGCCGTGTCGCCTACCTCTCATTCGGACCTCATGCTGGCAAGCTGGTAGCCATCGTAGACGTCATTGACCAGAACAGG GCTCTTGTGGATGGACCCTGCACTGGAGTTAAGAGGCAAGCCATGCCTTTCAAGTGCATGCAGCTCACAGATTACGTCATCAAAGTCCCCCACAG CGCCAGGCAGAAGTTTGTGAGGAAAGCCTGGGAGAAGGCCCAGGTCAACGAGAAGTGGGCGCAGAGCAACTGGGCCAAGAAGATTGAAGCCAGACAGAAG AGAGCCAAAATGTCCGACTTCGACCGCTTCAAAGTGATGAAGGCCAAGAGGATG AGGAACAAGATCATCAGGCACGAGGTGAAGAAGCTCCAGAAGGAGGCAGCCAAGAAATga